Proteins from a single region of Pseudomonas sp. 10S4:
- a CDS encoding isocitrate lyase/PEP mutase family protein: MSRLSHQDLRRNFRQLLASDTCYHTASVFDPMSARIAADLGFEVGILGGSVASLQVLGAPDFALITLSEFAEQATRIGRVAQLPVIADADHGYGNALNVMRTIVELERAGIAALTIEDTLLPAQFGRKSTDLIGVAEGVGKIRAALEARVDKEMAIIARTNAGILPIQEIISRTQQYQNAGADGICMVGVQDFDQLEKIAEHLSVPLMLVTYGNPALRDDKRLAELGVRVTIDGHGAYFAAIKATYDSLREQRQIFTQASDLSATELTHTYTQPEDYIRWAEEFMRVKE; the protein is encoded by the coding sequence ATGTCCAGGCTTTCCCATCAAGATTTGCGCCGTAACTTTCGCCAATTGCTGGCTTCCGACACGTGCTACCACACCGCTTCGGTGTTCGACCCGATGTCGGCGCGTATCGCCGCAGACCTGGGTTTTGAAGTCGGGATCCTCGGTGGCTCGGTCGCATCGTTGCAGGTACTGGGCGCCCCGGATTTCGCACTGATCACCCTCAGCGAATTCGCTGAACAGGCCACCCGTATTGGCCGCGTGGCCCAACTGCCGGTCATCGCCGACGCTGACCACGGCTACGGCAACGCCCTGAACGTGATGCGCACCATCGTCGAACTCGAACGCGCCGGCATCGCCGCGCTGACCATCGAAGACACCTTGCTGCCGGCCCAATTCGGCCGCAAGTCCACCGATTTGATCGGCGTCGCTGAAGGCGTCGGCAAGATTCGCGCAGCGCTGGAAGCCCGGGTCGACAAGGAAATGGCGATCATCGCCCGCACCAATGCGGGGATCCTGCCGATCCAGGAAATCATCAGCCGCACCCAGCAATATCAAAACGCCGGGGCCGACGGGATTTGCATGGTCGGCGTCCAGGACTTCGACCAACTGGAAAAAATCGCCGAACACCTGAGCGTGCCACTGATGCTGGTCACCTACGGCAACCCAGCGCTGCGTGACGATAAACGCCTGGCGGAATTGGGCGTGCGGGTCACCATCGATGGCCATGGCGCGTACTTTGCGGCGATCAAGGCGACTTACGACAGCTTGCGTGAACAGCGACAGATCTTTACCCAGGCGTCGGATTTGAGCGCGACCGAGTTAACGCATACCTATACGCAGCCAGAGGATTACATCCGCTGGGCGGAAGAGTTTATGCGCGTTAAAGAGTGA
- a CDS encoding arginine N-succinyltransferase, whose amino-acid sequence MLVLRPVELTDLPQLQQLARDSLVGVTSLPDDSERLREKILDSCASFDKDVQGNGPENYFFVLEDLASQRLTGCSEILATAGFSEPFYSLRNRHFTSTSRELNIEHGVPALSLCHDLSGHTLLRGFHIDAALVRTPFSELLSRARLLFIAAHSARFSEAVITEIVGYSDDQGQSPFWDALGKHFFDLPYVEAERLCGLESRTFLAELMPQYPIYVPMLPKAAQECIGRIHPDGQEAFDILEREGFETNSYIDLFDGGPTLYARTANIRSIAHSHTGTAQPVETIDARGSYLVSNDSLKDYRAIITELDYTAGQPVGLSADLCAALNVTDGSPIRLIAL is encoded by the coding sequence ATGCTGGTCTTACGCCCAGTCGAGTTAACCGACCTGCCCCAGTTGCAACAACTGGCCCGCGACAGCCTGGTGGGCGTCACGTCGCTGCCGGACGATAGCGAACGCCTGCGCGAGAAAATTCTCGACTCCTGCGCCTCGTTCGACAAAGACGTACAAGGCAACGGCCCGGAGAACTACTTTTTCGTCCTCGAAGACCTGGCCAGCCAACGTCTGACCGGGTGCTCGGAAATCCTTGCCACCGCCGGTTTCAGTGAGCCGTTCTACAGCTTGCGCAACCGCCACTTCACCAGCACCTCACGGGAACTGAACATCGAGCACGGCGTGCCGGCGCTGTCGTTGTGCCACGACCTCAGCGGCCACACCTTGCTGCGCGGCTTTCACATTGATGCGGCACTGGTGCGCACGCCGTTTTCCGAGTTGTTGTCACGGGCCCGGCTGCTGTTTATCGCGGCTCACTCCGCGCGTTTTTCAGAGGCGGTGATCACCGAAATCGTCGGGTACAGCGACGATCAGGGCCAGTCGCCGTTCTGGGATGCCCTGGGCAAACACTTTTTTGACCTGCCTTACGTCGAGGCCGAGCGACTCTGTGGCCTGGAGAGCCGGACCTTCCTCGCCGAACTGATGCCGCAATACCCGATCTACGTGCCGATGCTGCCTAAAGCGGCGCAAGAGTGCATTGGCCGGATTCACCCCGACGGCCAGGAAGCGTTCGACATCCTGGAGCGCGAAGGCTTTGAAACCAACAGCTACATCGACCTGTTCGACGGCGGCCCGACGCTGTATGCGCGTACCGCGAACATTCGCTCTATTGCCCACAGCCACACCGGCACCGCGCAGCCCGTTGAGACCATCGACGCCCGTGGCAGTTACCTGGTGAGCAACGATTCGCTCAAGGATTACCGGGCCATCATCACCGAACTGGACTACACCGCCGGACAACCGGTGGGCTTGAGCGCCGACCTGTGCGCCGCCCTGAACGTCACCGACGGCAGCCCGATCCGGCTGATCGCCCTGTGA
- a CDS encoding APC family permease encodes MEIEEFGYKQELKRSLTLTDLVVYGMIFMVPIAPFGVYGYVNAEAPGMVPLAYIIGMVAMLFTALSYGSMAKAFPIAGSVYSYAQRGLNQHVGFIAGWLMLLDYLLIPPLLYVYAAMALNHLYPDIPKVGFILAFLVSATFVNLRGITFTARMNIVFLLAQLVVLGIFLFYAWNALHNGGGHGELTLAPLYNPETFNFALLMQAVSIAVLSFLGFDAISTLAEEIKEDPGRSVGKAALITLVVMGVIFVVQTWIATDLAAGMGFKSADTAFYEIAEIAAGSWLATLTAVATALSWGVAVAITSQSAVSRLIFGMARDGKLPKVLAKVHPKYNTPHISIYLVAVLSLVICYLFINSVDTLTSLVNFGALSGFMLLHLTVINYYWRRQKSGQVIRHLLCPVVGFIIVAAIMYNMGVDAQKLGLIWIALGLVYLFFLNKLGASTSLPDPSNV; translated from the coding sequence ATGGAAATAGAAGAATTCGGCTACAAGCAGGAGTTGAAACGTAGCCTGACACTGACGGATCTGGTGGTGTACGGGATGATCTTCATGGTCCCCATCGCCCCGTTCGGTGTTTATGGCTACGTCAACGCCGAGGCGCCCGGGATGGTGCCGCTGGCCTACATTATCGGCATGGTGGCGATGCTGTTTACCGCCCTCAGCTACGGCAGCATGGCCAAGGCTTTTCCGATTGCCGGCTCGGTGTATTCCTACGCACAACGCGGCTTGAATCAACATGTCGGCTTTATTGCCGGTTGGTTGATGCTGCTTGATTACCTGCTGATCCCGCCGCTGCTGTACGTGTACGCGGCCATGGCGCTGAATCACCTGTACCCGGATATTCCGAAAGTCGGTTTCATCCTGGCGTTCCTGGTCAGTGCGACGTTTGTAAACCTGCGGGGCATCACCTTCACCGCACGGATGAACATCGTCTTTCTGCTGGCGCAACTGGTGGTGCTGGGGATCTTCCTGTTCTACGCCTGGAATGCCCTGCACAACGGCGGCGGTCACGGTGAGTTGACCTTGGCGCCGCTGTACAACCCCGAAACGTTCAACTTCGCGCTGCTGATGCAAGCGGTGTCGATTGCAGTACTGTCGTTCCTTGGCTTCGATGCGATTTCCACCCTGGCCGAAGAGATCAAAGAGGACCCGGGCCGCAGTGTTGGCAAGGCTGCGCTGATTACCCTGGTGGTGATGGGCGTGATCTTCGTGGTGCAGACCTGGATCGCCACCGATCTGGCTGCCGGCATGGGTTTCAAATCCGCTGACACCGCGTTTTATGAAATTGCTGAAATTGCCGCTGGCAGCTGGCTGGCAACCCTTACCGCCGTGGCCACGGCCCTGTCCTGGGGTGTGGCGGTGGCCATCACTTCGCAATCGGCGGTATCGCGGCTGATATTCGGCATGGCACGGGACGGTAAACTGCCGAAAGTGCTGGCCAAGGTCCATCCAAAATACAACACGCCGCACATCAGCATTTACCTGGTGGCCGTGCTGTCGCTGGTGATTTGCTACCTGTTCATCAACTCGGTGGACACCCTCACCTCCCTGGTGAACTTCGGCGCGTTGAGTGGCTTCATGCTGCTGCACCTGACCGTGATCAACTACTACTGGCGCCGGCAGAAATCCGGCCAGGTGATCCGTCACCTGCTCTGCCCGGTGGTCGGCTTCATCATCGTCGCGGCCATCATGTACAACATGGGCGTCGATGCACAAAAGCTCGGTTTGATCTGGATTGCTCTGGGTCTGGTCTATTTGTTCTTCCTGAACAAGCTGGGCGCCAGCACGTCGTTGCCGGACCCGAGCAACGTCTGA
- a CDS encoding N-formylglutamate amidohydrolase codes for MPVCTEPAELGLYTKPPYTLIREASEHPLILVCEHASRFIPPALNDLGLSFEAAREHIAWDIGALALAERLSETLGVTLLAANYSRLLIDLNRPRHAPDSIPGQSEIYQVPGNQQLSEATREYRRETLFKPFHTRLQSLIDERVAQGRAVRVVGIHSFTPIYYGQPRLLEAGVLFGGARNYAQRVIDGLSRHSKKVAGNQPYKIDPLGDMTVPVHGDARELESVLIEVRNDLLRTPEAIERWSGYLAPLL; via the coding sequence ATGCCCGTCTGTACTGAACCTGCTGAACTTGGGCTCTACACCAAGCCCCCGTACACCTTGATCCGGGAAGCCTCCGAGCACCCGCTGATTCTGGTGTGCGAACACGCCAGCCGTTTTATTCCGCCGGCGTTGAATGATCTGGGTTTGAGCTTTGAAGCCGCCCGTGAGCACATCGCCTGGGACATCGGTGCCCTGGCGCTGGCTGAGCGCTTGTCCGAAACACTCGGCGTGACGCTGCTGGCGGCCAACTACTCACGGCTGTTGATTGACCTCAATCGCCCACGCCATGCCCCGGACAGCATTCCGGGTCAGAGCGAGATTTATCAGGTGCCGGGCAACCAGCAACTGAGTGAAGCCACCCGGGAGTACCGCCGGGAAACGTTGTTCAAGCCGTTTCACACCCGCTTGCAAAGCCTGATCGACGAGCGCGTGGCGCAAGGGCGAGCAGTTCGAGTGGTGGGGATTCACAGTTTCACCCCGATTTATTACGGTCAGCCCCGGTTGCTGGAAGCCGGCGTGCTGTTTGGCGGGGCCCGGAATTACGCCCAACGGGTGATCGACGGGTTGAGCCGGCATTCGAAGAAAGTGGCCGGCAATCAGCCGTACAAGATAGACCCTCTGGGGGACATGACCGTGCCGGTGCACGGCGATGCTCGCGAGCTGGAATCGGTGTTGATCGAGGTGCGCAACGATCTGCTGCGCACGCCCGAGGCAATTGAACGCTGGAGCGGATACCTCGCCCCCTTGCTGTAG
- a CDS encoding alpha/beta fold hydrolase, with translation MLVLVVAIAVFVAWSWLSYPAIGRWLYDLSMALEAKLYRLHKIVVPISEMTVSTWQGGPYEATSGILMLHGYSADKNLWLRFARHFVGDYRVIIPDLAGHGETGFKAGGGYDIALQAKRMIQLLDVCGVEKVHVIGNSMGGYIAAWLAATYPERIISVALIDPAGVSAPEVSDLERQLSKGHNPFLIHTKEEFQQFYAMTMANPPWVPGVVLDAVAQRYEQCRDELAEIFQDFRASPPMEPKLADIKCPALLLWGRKDRLIDVSSVAVWSKGIANLRVDIWEGIGHMPMVEQPTRAARLYRDFWDRGGEHSCSDGSYWSEDHFCGEGACSR, from the coding sequence ATGCTTGTGTTGGTTGTCGCAATCGCGGTTTTCGTGGCCTGGAGCTGGTTGAGTTACCCGGCCATCGGCCGCTGGCTGTATGACTTGAGCATGGCGCTGGAGGCCAAGCTGTATCGGCTGCACAAGATCGTCGTGCCGATCAGCGAGATGACCGTCTCGACCTGGCAAGGCGGGCCGTATGAAGCCACCAGCGGGATACTGATGCTGCACGGCTACAGCGCCGACAAAAACCTCTGGCTGCGCTTTGCCCGGCATTTTGTCGGCGACTACCGGGTGATCATCCCCGACCTCGCCGGCCATGGTGAAACCGGCTTCAAGGCCGGTGGCGGCTACGACATCGCCCTGCAGGCCAAGCGGATGATCCAGTTGCTTGACGTATGCGGAGTCGAGAAGGTGCACGTGATCGGCAACTCGATGGGCGGCTACATCGCGGCATGGCTGGCCGCCACCTACCCCGAGCGGATTATCTCGGTGGCGCTGATCGACCCGGCGGGCGTCAGCGCCCCGGAAGTCAGCGACCTGGAGCGTCAACTGTCCAAGGGCCATAACCCGTTTCTGATTCACACCAAGGAAGAATTCCAGCAGTTCTACGCCATGACCATGGCCAACCCGCCGTGGGTACCCGGCGTCGTACTGGACGCCGTCGCCCAGCGCTATGAACAATGCCGCGACGAACTGGCGGAAATTTTCCAGGACTTTCGCGCCAGCCCGCCGATGGAGCCGAAACTCGCCGACATCAAATGCCCGGCACTGCTGCTGTGGGGGCGCAAGGATCGGTTGATCGATGTCAGCAGCGTGGCGGTGTGGAGCAAGGGCATTGCCAATTTGCGCGTGGACATCTGGGAAGGGATTGGCCACATGCCGATGGTCGAGCAACCGACGAGGGCGGCGCGGTTGTATCGGGATTTTTGGGACCGCGGCGGTGAGCATTCTTGTAGTGATGGAAGTTATTGGAGCGAGGACCACTTTTGTGGCGAGGGAGCTTGCTCCCGCTAG
- a CDS encoding glutamine synthetase family protein, with amino-acid sequence MSARLLPVPMTTIVTTDLIGVTRGRSFPTDELEHYQAAGIGWVPANSALTPQDVIASASPWGAYGDLRLIPDMGSRVTVSNGPDANAPPLDFIHGDLCETDGRPWATCPRTLLRNEVERYRAELGVQVNAAFEHEFNLDSGDADCRAFSLEAQRQGAEFGGWLLSALRAGGVEPEMFLPEYGKHQYEITCRPALGVAAADRAVNVREITREVARQMGVDLSFAPKTTEHAMCNGVHLHISLQDLAGQPLLYDAGTTNGLSTLGQHWAAGILHYLPALCAITAPTPVSYKRLLPHHWSASYACLGQRNREAALRICPTVTLGSKSVAAQYNLEFRAMDATASPHLAMAALLIAGRLGIEQRLALNAITDEIPDALNEEQRQARGIVALPASLPQALDCLRNSEALIEALPKALLDSYFALKTEELTLTEQLSPADLCEHYARLY; translated from the coding sequence ATGAGCGCGCGCCTGCTGCCCGTCCCGATGACCACGATTGTCACCACCGACCTGATCGGCGTGACCCGCGGTCGCTCCTTTCCCACCGATGAGCTGGAGCACTATCAAGCCGCCGGTATCGGCTGGGTGCCCGCCAACAGCGCACTGACCCCGCAAGACGTCATCGCCTCGGCCAGTCCGTGGGGCGCTTACGGTGACTTGCGATTGATTCCGGACATGGGCAGCCGGGTGACCGTCAGCAACGGCCCGGACGCCAATGCCCCGCCTCTGGACTTCATCCATGGCGACCTCTGCGAAACCGATGGCCGGCCGTGGGCCACATGCCCGCGCACCCTGCTGCGCAACGAAGTGGAACGTTATAGGGCCGAGTTGGGGGTGCAGGTCAACGCCGCGTTCGAACACGAATTCAACCTGGACAGCGGCGATGCCGATTGTCGGGCGTTCTCCCTTGAAGCCCAGCGCCAGGGTGCCGAATTCGGCGGCTGGTTGCTCAGCGCTTTGCGCGCGGGTGGCGTGGAGCCGGAGATGTTCCTGCCGGAATACGGCAAGCATCAATACGAAATCACCTGCCGCCCGGCGCTCGGTGTCGCCGCCGCCGACCGTGCGGTGAACGTGCGCGAAATCACCCGGGAAGTCGCTCGGCAAATGGGCGTGGACCTGAGCTTCGCGCCGAAGACCACCGAACATGCAATGTGCAACGGTGTGCATTTGCACATCAGCCTGCAAGACCTCGCCGGGCAACCGCTGCTGTACGACGCCGGCACCACCAATGGCCTGTCGACCCTCGGCCAGCACTGGGCCGCCGGGATCCTGCATTACTTGCCGGCTCTCTGCGCCATAACCGCGCCGACGCCGGTGTCCTACAAGCGCTTGCTGCCCCATCACTGGAGCGCTTCCTATGCCTGCCTCGGCCAGCGCAACCGCGAAGCGGCGCTGCGGATCTGCCCGACGGTAACCCTGGGCAGTAAATCCGTAGCCGCGCAGTACAACCTCGAATTTCGTGCCATGGACGCCACCGCCTCGCCGCACCTGGCCATGGCCGCACTGCTGATTGCCGGACGCCTGGGCATCGAACAACGCCTGGCACTGAATGCAATCACTGATGAAATCCCCGATGCCCTGAATGAAGAACAACGCCAGGCCCGGGGCATTGTTGCCCTACCCGCCTCTCTGCCCCAGGCCCTGGACTGCCTGCGCAACAGTGAGGCGCTGATCGAAGCGTTGCCCAAGGCACTGCTCGACTCTTATTTCGCCCTGAAAACCGAGGAACTGACGCTGACGGAACAGCTCTCGCCCGCCGACCTTTGTGAGCACTATGCCCGTCTGTACTGA
- the astA gene encoding arginine N-succinyltransferase, which yields MIVRPVHITDLPALLTLVQQAGPGFTTLPANEDRLAHRVRWSQRTFAEQVERADADYLFVLEDDEQRVVGVSALTGAVGMREPWYNYRVGLTVSSSPDLGIQKHIPTLFLNNEMTGQSELCSLFLRPDQRYGNNGRLLSLGRLLFVAEFPQLFGDKLIAELRGSADEQGCSPFWDSLGRHFFKMDFSHADHLSGLGNKSFIAELMPRQPLYTCLLTEQAQAVIGKAHPNTQTALKILNAEGFAHKDYIDIFDGGPVIEAQVSKIRTVRDSQSLVLGIGTPDEQAPVWLIHNQRMENCRITTAKARLVGNSLIVDRLTAKRLQLQPGNSVRAVTLLNQAQQAVAA from the coding sequence ATGATTGTCCGCCCGGTTCACATCACCGACCTGCCCGCCTTGCTGACGCTGGTGCAACAGGCAGGCCCCGGGTTCACCACCCTGCCGGCGAACGAAGATCGCCTGGCCCACCGCGTGCGCTGGTCCCAGCGGACCTTCGCCGAACAGGTCGAACGTGCCGACGCCGATTATCTGTTCGTGCTGGAGGACGACGAGCAACGCGTGGTCGGGGTCAGTGCCCTGACGGGGGCCGTCGGCATGCGAGAGCCCTGGTACAACTACCGGGTCGGGCTGACGGTCAGTTCGTCGCCGGACCTGGGTATCCAGAAGCATATTCCGACCTTGTTCCTGAACAACGAAATGACCGGCCAATCGGAACTCTGCTCGCTGTTCCTGCGCCCCGATCAGCGCTATGGCAACAACGGTCGATTGCTGTCGCTGGGGCGGTTGCTGTTCGTCGCCGAATTCCCGCAGCTGTTTGGCGACAAGCTCATCGCCGAACTGCGCGGCAGTGCCGACGAGCAAGGCTGCTCGCCGTTTTGGGACAGTCTGGGCCGGCACTTTTTCAAGATGGATTTCAGCCACGCCGACCACCTGTCGGGGCTGGGCAACAAATCGTTCATCGCCGAACTGATGCCCCGTCAACCGCTGTACACCTGCCTGCTTACCGAACAGGCTCAGGCAGTGATCGGCAAGGCTCACCCGAACACGCAGACGGCGCTGAAGATCCTCAATGCCGAAGGTTTTGCCCACAAGGACTACATCGACATCTTTGATGGCGGACCGGTGATTGAAGCGCAGGTCTCGAAAATCCGCACCGTGCGTGACAGCCAGTCGCTGGTGCTGGGCATTGGCACCCCTGATGAACAGGCCCCGGTGTGGCTGATCCACAACCAACGCATGGAAAACTGCCGCATCACCACCGCCAAGGCGCGGCTGGTGGGCAACAGCCTGATCGTCGACCGCCTCACTGCCAAGCGTCTGCAGCTGCAACCGGGGAATTCGGTGCGGGCAGTGACGCTGTTGAATCAGGCGCAGCAGGCGGTGGCGGCCTGA
- the glcD gene encoding glycolate oxidase subunit GlcD, producing the protein MNILYDERVDGVLPNVDKAALLNLLHQHVPDLDLLWREEELKPYECDGLSAYRTTPMLVALPRRLEQVQKLLEICHAEQVPVVARGAGTGLSGGALPLEKGVLLVMARFNNILHIDPAARTARVQPGVRNLAISQAAAPFGLYYAPDPSSQIACSIGGNVAENAGGVHCLKYGLTVHNLLKLEVLTVEGERLTLGSEALDSPGFDLLALFTGSEGLLGIITEVTVKLLPKPQVAKVLLASFDSVEKAGRAVAEIIAAGIIPAGLEMMDNLAIRAAEDFIHAGYPVDAEAILLCELDGVEADVHDECQRVREVLQQAGASEVRQARDEAERVRFWAGRKNAFPAIGRLSPDYYCMDGTIPRRELPGVLEGIARLAAEHGLRVANVFHAGDGNMHPLILFDANQPGELARAEALGGQILELCVKVGGSITGEHGVGREKINQMCAQFNSDELTLFHAVKAAFDPQGLLNPGKNIPTLHRCAEFGAMHIHAGQLPFPELERF; encoded by the coding sequence ATGAACATTCTGTACGACGAGCGCGTCGACGGCGTTCTGCCAAACGTGGACAAAGCCGCCCTGCTCAACCTGCTGCACCAGCATGTCCCCGACCTCGACCTGCTCTGGCGCGAGGAAGAACTCAAGCCCTATGAATGCGACGGCCTCTCGGCCTACCGCACCACGCCAATGCTGGTGGCCCTGCCCCGGCGGCTGGAACAAGTGCAAAAACTGCTCGAAATCTGTCACGCAGAACAGGTGCCCGTAGTGGCTCGAGGCGCCGGTACCGGGTTGTCCGGCGGTGCCTTGCCGCTGGAAAAAGGCGTGCTGCTAGTGATGGCGCGTTTCAACAACATCCTGCACATCGACCCCGCCGCCCGCACCGCTCGGGTCCAACCGGGCGTGCGTAACCTCGCGATTTCCCAGGCTGCCGCGCCCTTCGGTTTGTATTACGCGCCGGACCCATCCTCACAAATCGCCTGTTCCATCGGTGGCAACGTCGCGGAAAACGCTGGCGGCGTGCATTGCCTCAAATACGGCCTGACCGTGCACAACTTGCTGAAACTGGAAGTGCTCACCGTCGAAGGCGAACGCCTGACATTGGGTTCTGAAGCCCTGGATTCACCGGGTTTCGACCTGCTGGCGCTGTTCACCGGTTCTGAAGGTTTGCTCGGAATCATCACCGAAGTCACCGTCAAACTGCTGCCCAAACCCCAGGTCGCCAAGGTTTTGCTGGCCAGTTTCGATTCGGTGGAAAAGGCCGGCCGCGCCGTGGCCGAGATCATCGCCGCCGGGATTATTCCCGCAGGCCTGGAGATGATGGATAACCTGGCGATTCGCGCCGCCGAGGACTTCATCCACGCCGGCTACCCGGTGGACGCCGAGGCGATTCTGCTGTGCGAACTCGACGGCGTCGAAGCCGATGTCCACGACGAATGCCAGCGGGTGCGCGAAGTCCTGCAACAGGCCGGCGCCAGCGAAGTGCGCCAGGCCCGAGACGAAGCCGAACGAGTGCGCTTCTGGGCCGGACGCAAAAATGCCTTCCCGGCCATCGGTCGCCTGTCGCCGGATTACTACTGCATGGACGGCACCATCCCCCGGCGCGAACTGCCCGGCGTGCTTGAGGGCATCGCCCGTCTCGCCGCCGAGCATGGCTTGCGGGTCGCCAACGTATTCCATGCCGGCGACGGCAACATGCATCCGCTAATCCTGTTCGATGCCAACCAGCCCGGCGAACTGGCCCGTGCCGAAGCATTGGGCGGGCAGATCCTCGAGTTGTGCGTGAAGGTCGGCGGCAGCATCACCGGCGAGCACGGCGTCGGCCGGGAGAAAATCAATCAGATGTGCGCGCAGTTCAACAGCGACGAGCTGACCCTGTTTCATGCGGTGAAAGCCGCGTTCGACCCTCAAGGCTTGCTCAACCCCGGCAAGAACATCCCCACCCTGCACCGCTGTGCCGAATTCGGCGCGATGCACATTCACGCCGGGCAACTGCCGTTCCCTGAACTGGAGCGCTTCTGA